A window of Macrotis lagotis isolate mMagLag1 chromosome X, bilby.v1.9.chrom.fasta, whole genome shotgun sequence contains these coding sequences:
- the ZNF653 gene encoding zinc finger protein 653, whose protein sequence is MAERAPGPAAEAGPGAGAEAEGGGEAAAEEGAAARKARGRPRLTESDRARRRLESRKKYDVRRVYLGEAHGPWVDLRRRSGWSDAKLAAYLISLERGQRSGRHGKPWEQVPKKPKRKKRRRRNVNCLKNMVIWYEDHKNRCPYEPHLAELDPTFGLYTTAVWQCEAGHRYFQDLHSPLKPLSDSENESDRVENGLGAGSSDSSGSDSDSDSAGQPESQRAQTVQASPVPAVPPPPAPEGSSSGLITQDGIHIPFEHHMENLTAEQGTPLCHSPTTSGPESMETVVCVPVPVQVGTGHSALFDSVPQEALGEVVASCPVPGMVPGSQVIIIAGPGYDALAAEGIHLNVASGGSNGEEVPCAVIEGVAAYTQTEPEGSQPDASGPVESVACIETKKEKEELYVLKKEEKEELSSPELEELETVPENVEPEPEELDGNDMSAIIYEIPKEPEKRRRSKRGRSTDADGLLEMFHCPYEGCSQVYVALSSFQNHVNLVHRKGKTKVCPHPGCGKKFYLSNHLRRHMIIHSGVREFTCETCGKSFKRKNHLEVHRRTHTGETPLQCEICGYQCRQRASLNWHMKKHTAEVQYNFTCERCGKRFEKMDSVKFHKLKSHPDHRPT, encoded by the exons ATGGCGGAGCGGGCGCCGGGGCCCGCGGCCGAggcggggcccggggccggggccgaggCCGAGGGCGGCGGGGAGGCGGCGGCCGAGGAGGGCGCGGCGGCCCGCAAGGCCCGGGGCCGGCCGCGCCTCACCGAGTCGGACCGGGCCCGGCGGCGGCTGGAGTCCCGGAAGAAGTACGACGTGCGGCGCGTGTACCTGGGCGAGGCGCACGGGCCCTGGGTGGACCTGCGGCGCCGCAGCGGCTGGAGCGACGCCAAGCTGGCCGCCTACCTCATCTCCCTGGAGCGGGGGCAGCGCAGCGGCCGCCACGG GAAGCCTTGGGAGCAAGTCCCTAAAAAGCCAAAGCGGAAGAAGA GAAGGAGGCGTAATGTGAATTGCCTAAAGAACATGGTGATCTGGTATGAGGATCACAAGAATCGCTGTCCCTATGAGCCTCACCTGGCTGAGCTTGACCCCACCTTTGGGCTTTATACCACAGCAGTGTGGCAGTGTGAGGCTGGACACCGGTACTTCCAGGACCTCCACTCACCTCTGAAGCCGCTCAGTGACTCGGAGAATGAGAGTGACAGAG TGGAGAATGGCCTGGGAGCTGGAAGCTCAGACTCCTCAGGCTCGGACTCAGATTCAGATTCTGCCGGGCAGCCTGAGAGCCAACGGGCCCAGACTGTGCAGGCTTCTCCAGTGCCAGCCGTGCCACCTCCTCCAGCTCCCGAAGGCAGCAGCAGTGGGCTAATCACACAGGACGGAATTCACATTCCTTTTGAACACCACATGGAGAACTTGACAGCGGAGCAGGGCACCCCCCTGTGCCACAGCCCAACCACCAGTGGCCCCGAGAGCATGGAGACTGTTGTGTGTGTGCCTGTGCCAGTCCAGGTGGGCACAGGTCACAGTGCCCTGTTTGACAGTGTGCCACAGGAAGCTTTGGGTGAGGTGGTGGCCAGCTGCCCTGTGCCAGGCATGGTGCCAGGCTCACAGGTGATCATTATCGCAGGCCCTGGCTATGATGCTCTGGCAGCAGAGGGCATCCACTTGAATGTGGCCAGTGGTGGCAGCAATGGAGAAGAGGTGCCCTGTGCTGTGATTGAGGGCGTAGCCGCCTACACCCAGACTGAGCCTGAAGGCAGCCAGCCTGATGCCTCCGGCCCCGTGGAGAGCGTGGCGTGTATAGAAACCAAAAAag AGAAGGAAGAACTCTATGTCCttaagaaggaggagaaagaagagctGTCATCCCCAGAACTGGAGGAATTAGAGACAGTCCCTGAGAATGTGGAGCCGGAGCCAGAGGAGCTCGACGGCAATGACATGTCAGCCATCATCTATGAGATTCCCAAGGAGCCTGAGAA GAGGCGGCGCAGCAAGAGGGGCCGCTCGACAGATGCTGATGGCCTGCTGGAGATGTTCCACTGCCCCTACGAAGGCTGTAGTCAGGTCTACGTAGCCCTCAGCAGCTTTCAG AATCATGTGAATCTTGTCCATCGGAAGGGGAAAACAAAAGTCTGTCCTCACCCAGGCTGCGGCAAAAAGTTCTACTTATCCAATCACCTTCGAAGGCACATGATCATTCACTCAG GTGTCCGAGAATTTACCTGTGAAACCTGTGGGAAATCCTTCAAGCGAAAAAATCACCTTGAGGTCCATCGACGGACACATACAGGAGAAACCCCTTTGCA GTGTGAGATCTGTGGTTACCAGTGTCGCCAGAGGGCATCTTTGAATTGGCACATGAAGAAACACACAGCCGAGGTGCAGTACAACTTTACCTGTGAGCGCTGTGGCAAGCGCTTTGAGAAGATGGACAGCGTCAAGTTTCACAAGCTCAAGAGCCACCCGGACCACAGACCTACGTGA
- the ECSIT gene encoding evolutionarily conserved signaling intermediate in Toll pathway, mitochondrial: MNCIRRAIVACDHSMGRHVLSRVASGHNPWQPEGICLLQGLSQFLRGFHNSEARLTSDSDRTPMMRPPAVSTKVLEPYEDFFEQASGGQQDKTGFSRAVKAFVQRDVRKRGHVDFIYLALRKMPEYGVERDLAVYNLLLDIFPKEVFVPRNMLQQIFNHYPRQQECGVKVLDQMENYGVMPNKETEFLLIQIFGRKSHPMLKYLRLMYWFPRFKNINPFPVPRPLPKDPVDLARHGLERIAADLSARVTIYQMPGSEDLGDNPSQPHIVGIQSPDQQAALAQHDPARPVFVEGPFPLWLRDTCLYYHVLRADLLPPEEREDKIGPERNFFYPMQLDVDLDRGPWDDYEFDVDEVEEGPVFAMCTAGAHDQATLAKWIQGLQITNPALARIPVVFRLGAVGGELQLSERQEGGERAPPQEEEEGAPRGQARHQSRS, translated from the exons ATGAACTGCATTCGGAGGGCTATAGTAGCCTGTGATCACTCTATGGGTCGCCATGTTCTTTCCAGAGTTGCTTCAGGGCACAACCCTTGGCAGCCTGAAGGAATCTGTCTTTTACAG GGTCTCTCCCAATTCTTGAGGGGCTTCCACAACAGTGAAGCAAGACTAACCTCAGATTCTGACCGCACCCCTATGATGAGGCCCCCTGCAGTATCCACAAAGGTCCTGGAGCCATACGAGGACTTCTTTGAGCAAGCATCTGGTGGACAGCAAGATAAGACGGGCTTCTCAAGGGCTGTCAAGGCCTTTGTCCAGCGGGATGTGCGAAAGCGGGGCCATGTTGATTTCATCTACTTGGCTCTGCGAAAGATGCCAGAGTATGGGGTGGAACGTGACCTAGCTGTCTATAACCTCCTGCTGGACATCTTCCCCAAAGAGGTTTTTGTGCCTCGAAATATGCTACAGCAAATCTTCAACCATTACCCCCGTCAGCAGGAGTGTGGGGTGAAGGTGTTAGATCAGATGGAGAACTATG GGGTCATGCCAAACAAGGAAACCGAGTTTCTGCTGATACAAATTTTTGGACGCAAGAGTCATCCCATGCTTAAATATTTGCGTTTGATGTACTGGTTCCCCCGATTCAAGAACATCAATCCCTTCCCGGTGCCAAGACCACTGCCCAAGGACCCTGTTGACCTGGCCCGGCATGGCCTGGAGCGTATTGCAGCTGACTTGAGTGCCAGAGTCACTATCTATCAG ATGCCTGGGTCAGAAGACCTTGGAGATAATCCATCACAGCCTCACATTGTGG GGATCCAGAGCCCTGACCAGCAGGCTGCCTTGGCTCAGCACGACCCTGCTAGACCTGTCTTTGTCGAGGGTCCCTTTCCACTGTGGCTTCGAGATACGTGTCTCTACTATCATGTGCTTCGGGCTGATCTGCTGCCTCctgaagagaga GAAGACAAGATCGGGCCAGAGAGGAATTTCTTTTATCCCATGCAGCTGGATGTGGATTTGGATCGAGGACCCTGGGATGACTATGAGTTTGATGTGGATGAAG TGGAGGAAGGCCCGGTGTTCGCCATGTGCACGGCTGGAGCCCACGATCAGGCCACGCTTGCCAAGTGGATCCAGGGCCTGCAGATCACCAACCCGGCACTGGCACGGATCCCGGTGGTCTTCCGCCTGGGCGCAGTCGGGGGCGAACTGCAGCTCTCCGAGCGTCAGGAGGGAGGGGAGCGGGCGCCCCcacaggaagaagaggagggggcGCCCCGCGGCCAGGCCCGACACCAGAGTCGGAGCTGA